GAGAGAAAAACGTCCATGTTATAATCGTCACCACATGTCCCCTCATTCATCAcaagtaggctactttcatacttgcagcagagtgatccggcaggcagttccgtcgcaggaactgcctgccggatccgtcaaaacgtatgccaactgatggcataagactgatcaggatcagtcagaaaaatgcattgaaatgccggatccgtctttccagtgtcatccggcaaaacggatccggcatttatttttttcacctttttttcggtctgcgcatccggcattccggtattttgaatgccggatacggcactaatacattcctatggaaaaaaatgccggatccggccttcaggcaagtcttcagtttttttggccggagataaaaccgtagcatgctgcggtattatctccgtcctgatcagtcaaaaagactgaactgaagacatcctgatgcatcctgaacggattactctccattcagaatgcattaggataaaactgatcagttattttccggatttgagcccctaggacggaaaagaaaaacgctagtgtaaaagaacccaaaacatcatttttctcagcaatgcggacacatatgaacatgagaccaacacagatgtcttcatctgccaagtgcacatgtaacgggtcagccagtgtcataggtaaatctgctgacagatgccctttaactaaggcttctttcacacttgcggcagagagatccggcaagcagttccgtcgccggaacttcctgccggatcaggcaaaacgtatgccaactgatgacattagactgatcaggatccttatcagtcttaaaaatgcctgaaatgccggatccgtctttccggtgtcatccagcaaaatggatccggcattccggcaagtgttctgtaattttggccggagataaaaccgtagcatgctgcggtattatctacgtcctgaacagtcaaaaagactgaactgaggacatcctgatgctacctgaacggattactctccattcagaatgcatggggatatacctgatcagttcttttccggtatagagcccctaggacggaactctatgccggaaaagaaaaacgcaagtttgaaagtacccttagacaaaaaaaaaggaaaggacgCACACCGTAGTGCGCAGATAGAATCTAGTGGATGACAACTATGGCGATAGTCCATTATAGGTATTGTATACACTGCTCCCTCCTAGAAAATAATCAGCAAGACTAATCAGATAagtttagaaaaagaaaaaaatgcttccTTTTCCAGACAGCGCTACTACTGCTGCttgcagatcagccccattcacttttatcctTCTACTCTTACTCCATTAATACATGTGATAGCATAGACGTTCGAAAGTTTAAAGGATCACAaaagattaaagggtttctaccatcagaattacggttatgtagctgactgacactggcgttgtgctaatgtcagcagtacagaaCAGTGTTCTTTTTAAACTTCTGTCTGCGGCCGTTCAGCTAAAATACccacttttacaatatgctaatgagcctctaggtgctatgtagatagaggctccgtctactcaccctttatcccgcccaggtcccccgttctgcccgccccgctcctcttgattgatgtccaaaTTCCAGGCATCGTTGaggaaatcccacgcctgcgccattcacttctgtattcggcgcaggcgcagtgagtgaaggccgcgctcctggtgccggcttcctcactgtgacgtagtcggcgcaacgctagtgtcagtcagctacataacagtaattctgatggtagaaaccctttaaagggggtttctgggctaaccatactgatgacctctcctcaagaTCAGTTCAGGTTTGACACCCGCCATCCCCACTGATCACTGAGAATACGTCATCATTATTAAAAAcaaggaaagcccctttaaaagggttctcgGCTTTGGACTATTCCTATCGGGTCATTTAACAATCTTATTTTAAAGTGTTTCCCCGCAGGGACCTACATCAGCTGAACGTTGCTGAGAAATCTGTcagtaagtgttcaatttccctgcagcgccaccacatggCAAAATGAAGCATTGCACAGTTACCATTTAAAACAATGGGCTGTCTGTGcaatgcaggacaggacaggtcctccaatgCAATAGACGCCCTTTGTAACAGCTCTTCACTGCCACCAGGAGATGGGGATTCTGATCAGCGGACCTCATCTATTATTTCCGAATTCTCTAAAACGGTATAGGAAAATGGACTATCCTAATGGGTCCCATTGTAAATCGTTTCAATGTATTATTCTAGTTGACCTGTCTAGAGTGTTCACCTCATTCATCCAGAGCAACCTGACGTGCATTTTATCTTGAAGACGTTTCTCGAGTCATCCGACTGGCTTTTTCCCAAGgcagtttaatcacttttaatagcTTCAGTCATGCAATTAAAGGGCTTTTCAGagacttttaggcctcttgcatacgGCCGTTGTGCTCCTGTgggcatacggcggttccgcaatacacggggcaccggccgtgggcATTCcatatcacggatgtggacccactcacttgaatgggtctgcaaatccggagatgcggtgcggaacggaaccccacggaagcactacggagtgcttccgtgggggttCCGATTCGTGCTTCCGTtccttaaaaaaaatagaacttgttctatctttttgcggaacaaacAGAtcagggacccattcaagttgaatgggtctggatccgtcccggccgccacacGGATGTTGACTGTGCATTGGAGAcctcaaattgcggtccccaatgcacggaacggaaccacaacggccgtgtgcaagaggccttatactgatgacctatactctgcataggtcatcagtatctgattggtgaggatccaacacccaggacccctgccaatcagctgtttgagaaggaaccaGCTCTTGCAGTAGCACCGTGACCTTTCTCAGCTCACCTGCACATTGCAcgttatcacagctcagccccattcacttcaatgcggctGAGCTGCCCCTAAGCGTGACATTGCATGGCCTAGGCCagggatggctaacctccggcactccagctgtggtgaaactacgactcccagcatgctccattcatttctatggagttctgagaacagccaggcaattgtgcatcttgggagttgtagttttaccacagctggagtgccggaggttagccatcacaggcctaggcTAAGCTGCTAGAAGACAGTGGAACCGGTGCCTTCTCACACAGCAGATcaacaggggtcctgggtgtccgacccccacgatcagatactgatgacctatccagagcagAGACCATCAGTTTAAAAGTTTCAGAAAACAGCTTACCTCCATGAGATCCATGAGTGTCGATTATAATAAACAGATTATGCTGACTGAAgcatgagtcaccagtatttaatgccagATCGTACAAGTCATTCTAATTGAGAAAACCAGTCAGATGAGTCTTGAAGAGAAAATACAACAAGCCCAGTTGCCCCGACTTGTTACTACTGATATACCCCAAATTCTAGTAAGTCCAGCAATACCCTTAACCGCCTCACTAGGGCATCTCTTTTAGTTTTCAGCTTGTCCCTCAGAATCTAGGGCAGGTATGTTGTTCCTAAAATGACTTGGCTAATGAAGTGCAGAGCAATGTGTCTCCACCCGTAACAACAGTGTGAATAGCGGACTATCAATAGAAAGCTACCACTGTGACAAAGGGCAGGGTGACGGCTCTGTCTTATTTGGAAATCTCCCCCACCCCCTCAGTTATGAAagcgtttccccccccccccccccgacggtGATACATACATCCATATTCTAACTGGATCACTCGGACACTCTTGGTTGAGGCAAAGACGTCGATCACGGCATATAATGGATGAGTCGCTGGAATCCCACGAGCGCTGGCACCCATGTCTTCTCCGTTAATGACGAAGTGCATATGACAGGTGCCATCTGCCTGGGGCTCATACAGCACCCCGATCCGGCTTCGGCGAGCAGTGGGCGGCAGAATATTGGTTTTGTACAAGTCGTCCAGGATGTGACTGAAACGACCAGGCCTACTACGTGCTATCAGTTTGTCCCGAGGAATCTTAAACGTGCCCACTTTTAGATAAGGTTCTGCTAGGTCTTTTCCCCAGATGGAcgccttctcctcttcctctggcACCACCCTGTTGTGGTTCCGAGTGATGGCAAATATCCAGCTGTCCCCCTGGTTGACAAGGTCCGGTAGTGAATACTCTGGTACTATGTCCAAGCTGCGAGGATCTCGGGCTATAAGCCCGACTCTTAGGTGACCGCACCAGCCCAGTTCTTTTTCTTCAATTTCCACCAAAAACAGCTGCCCGGGCGCCAGCGGGTCTCGACTGAAGCAGATGCCATTAGCGAAGCTCTCGACTCTGGTAGCCTGAGTCCCTGTGGGGTCGATCCGAATGTTGGTACCGTGGACGTGGTGGAAGCCTGTAAATGGCTGGGACTGTACGGCCATTGCTCCAGCACACAGCTCCGATGACATGCAGCCTGctgctatttttaaaaaaaggcagTAGCTTGTCTGGGCGTCCTGAGACAGCTGCTGGCGGTGAGGCGGAGAGCCATGTAGGGGAAGCCCGACACCCGGCCAACTCAACGTGATCAATAATGTAAAGTGCCCTTATATATATAGATGTCACTGTCATATCACATTTGTGGGGCACAGTTTTGCAAAAAGCACACATTTTTAGGCTAGGGCCACACTCGGTGGATATTTCCTGCTGCGGATTTCGCCCCGGCAGAAATCCGCAGGGAAGATCTGCAACAAAAaaggacatgctgtggatttcaagaTTCTCACCACAGGAACATTTCAGATTGGACATTTTTTCGCTGCGTTTGGATGAGATTTGTACAATCTTATCCACTTTCCAGGTTTTGCGGATTTTAACTGTGCCAGTCTGCAGGTAAAACCCACAGCaattctgtcctgtgtggacttacccttaaaggggttatccaacccccaaaatgcccgggcccctgACACAGATCATATTTACCTCGCTCCCTGGCACCTGCGctgctcctgatgcccgcacgcCGACGGCTACATCTCTCCGTTGCGCAAATCATAAACATCCGGcgatggggggagggggcagccaatggcagggggtgacgagcctccctagcatcgccccCGTCAcggtctgctattggctgcccccccccccccccccccccgacaccagatgttttcatccgcgcgacAGGGAGATGCAATGGTGGGTGTGCGGGTgccaggtaagtacattgtgcggataaccactttaatttTTAGGGAAgtattaaaataacaaaaaaaagttacaCCCACCATTCTGGGTCCCCTCCTTTCCGATGCTCCTCACCGCTACAGCCATGGCGTCATGTGTTTGGCTGTAGCGATGATGCACCCCTATACCGCAGGTAATCTCTGaagccaattactggcctcagtgGCATGAGACTGCTGAgatcagtgactggctgcagtgatgGCGCTGGAGCAGTGTAGGCGGCTCGGGGTGGTTTTTGTTGCTGCCAGTGTCAGTGTAGGAGGGAACACACTCTGTTGTAAACTGTTTAGTCCAcatatttccaggaggaataacagagggacagCACAGGGCAGAGTTCACACAAGATGCCTCAGCGTTAAGAATACAAATCCTGTAATGGTGTTCACCATAGCCCATAAGAGGTCACATCTGACCTCCGCCACCGCAAGAATGAATTGCCATAAATgtattaaatgggaaaaatgctaATTATGCAACTCCCTAAAAATGACTCCGGGTCCAGTGTATGTGATGCAGGTACACAGCCTGGTACATGTGGGGCACGTCAGTGCTGAGAACGCTCGCGAGGCATCTCGGGAGTTGTAGTTCCTGCCACCTCGGGCCGAGTCACGTGCCCTCCGGCCGCCGTGTCAAGTCATGTGACACGGATCATATGAGTGCGAGGAAGTGGGAGAAGCGAGACAAATACGTTGGAGAAAgaggaagtgaaggagagcggctCCGCACCCCGGGGAGAAGGTGAGTGCACGGGGAGCTGTGTGTGTTTCCTCCCTGCTGTCGGCCGGAGGGTGGCGCTGCTCAGTATTGTGGTGTGTGGGCAGCTCTGGGTGACAGGCTCTTAAAGGGGCAGAAACTGTTAAAACAGCCAGCACCGGGCACAGCTCTTATGTTTCAAGAGCAGAATGCCATGTGAATGCCATGTAAATGCCGTCCTGTGATAGGATTGGACTTGCTGAAGTTTGGATTTCCGGAAGGATGGCGCGTGTTGAAGTTTGGATTTCCGGAAGGATTGGGCCTGCTAAAGTTTAGATTTCAGCATGTCCAATCCTTCCGGAAGGTTGGGGCGCGTTGAACTTTGGATTTCCGGAAGGATGTGCGGCAGGGTTGATCGTGTTGAATTCTATTTGTCTGTTCCCTGGGGAGATGCCTTGTTTCtctccccattcagaacacaTTCACTATTGGCCAAACTGACTGCACCCCGCATGGACCATTCGGAAGTCCTCCTCCTAGATATAACAGGATCAGGCTGAGGGGGTGATCACTGGTCACCAGATCTCCTCATCAGAGGTCCTGCTGTGGGCAGTCACCTTATCAAATCCAAACTTTCACTCTTGGCCTTGAGATTAGGGGGAGTCCAGGACTTCTATTTTTCCAGAAGACCTCCATTGGCTGTGTCTGGCATTGCAGCCCTACACCCCCCTCACCCCAAGACTGCAATGCCAGACACAGCACTGCGTTTGATTAAACATAGTccaagacaagccctttaagttcagtatgggggggactgtattGGCCATGTGTCTCCACTGTTGTGACTCTGCTGTCTCCTCCTAGATGCTTCTCTTTCTGTTCTGCGCTGTGCTCCTGGGAGCTCTATCAGTAGATGCTGCACCTTCTTCCGATGAGATCACTTATCTGCCGGGGCTTAAGAAGCAGCCATCTTTCCGACAATTCTCGGGCTACTTGGACGTGCCTGGAGGAAAGCATCTCCACTACTGGTAAGTGTGACGCCATTGCCTCCATGTGAGTGATCCTCCGCTGTCACATTCACAAACTGTGCTCCAGATCATTAACCATCGCTACGatgaaggcctcattcacacaactaTATCCATTTTGCATATGGATTCTGTCAATTTgtggtggacccattgacttcaatgggtctgtggtccgcattTTCCGGCCAAGCATAGGCCACGTTCtgtctttttgtggaacagacatacagatgtagaaagcacatggatcatcCATGTGGTTTCTACATtcttatgtccgttctgcaaagtgtggaccactgacccattgaagtccatgggtctgcaaaaaaaataaaaaatgcggaTGGCACCAGACTGCATCTGTAATTTTAGCGGATCCGCATATGgtaatgtgcatgaggcctaaaaggaacctgtcatcagttTTGACACCCTACAACTCTGTGACTTCTAGGAAGACTTCTCCGAACCACGTGTAGCAGTGGTAATCTAGCATGGCTTACAAAAAGGGCCTTAAATAAACATTACTCGCCATAAGTGTCCGCTGGGCGTTCCTTCAGCAGGCAAGTGTCCTGAGATCATGGTGGCAACTTCTACCCTCTAGACTCGATCGAGTTCTCTGCCTCCTGTGTCATCCGCTGTGCCCTGCAAAGTGATGTTCAGTCACCCCTATATGGGAGGGGTTGCACCGAGATTGCAGGACTCTTGCCTCCTGAAGGAACGGCCAGAGGACACTTGAGAAGTAATTTGCATACGGCACAGGAGTTGTTAAATGTGCTGTATGACTGCTGCTATACATGCATATGTCCTGAAATGTTTCTCTAGTCCCTATATAGCGATTTCAGGCATCATATCTGATTATGGGTTCCCTTTAACGTGTCCAGTTAGTGATGGGATCCCATAATCTGATTCCCCCAATTCTGAGAACGATGACCTGTATTGCATCACCCCCTACTCCTTATTTATTGTGTATCTCCAGGTTCGTAGAGGCTCAGAAGAATCCCAGCTCTAGACCCCTGGTCCTGTGGATGAATGGCGGTCCTGGCTGTAGCTCTCTTGATGGACTGCTGACAGAACATGGACCCTTCATTGTAGGTCATTGTTCAGACGTCTGTATCTGGAGGTTGTATTATTCTGTCATTCCATGACCTTGCTTGGTTTGGTTGCAGATCCAACCCGATGGAACATCGCTGGAATACAACGACTTCTCTTGGAACATGGTAACACCGTCAGGCAGTTTTATTCACGCTCTTGTTCTCACTTTTAGGACTactacagttttttgtttttattttttttatgtttagatTGCGAATGTCTTGTATCTTGAGGCTCCAGCAGGTGTAGGCTTCTCCTATGCTGATGACAAGAACTATAAGACCAATGATACTGAGGTAAGAAGACCCATGTCACAGAATAGCTATACCCTATTTACTAATTGTTTCTACTTATTaacttaaagagaatctgtcagcagttttgaccatgcaaaactgctgacagcactacgtAGGGGCTGAGGAGAGTAGGACAAACACACCTTTTGTGGAACGTTCATTATcgggagtagtgagaatatgacattttatacTACCCGGTCCTGCTCCTGccaggaggtggagcttcactgtgtAGACCCCTCtgcattgaaccttttcacagcccctcccctttgctctgagtgacagctgtattgTTCCCCAGGTTGGATGCTAGAGGCATGAAGCCCTGCCTCCTGGGCACTTCCGGGTGCAGAACCTGGTAGAACCTgatgataaaagctccacaaaagttaTCTTTGTCCTGCTTtccccagcccctacctagtgctgacggcagtttagcatggtcaaaactgctgacagattctctttaagttcatttttgaaaatgcTTGAGGGACAGGAAACATATATCCTCCCTCCTAGTCTTTTCTCACACACACAGTTTGGGATAAATTTTTTGTTACAGGGGTTATCCTACAAAAAACATTAACCCACAGGTAATAAGTCTATGATCCCTGGGGCCTCCACTAATCACCAGAACAGGGGTCCCACTGTGGGGATGACTTTAATTGCTGTGCTGCTCCATTAGGACTGACAGACAGCGAAGTACTCCATGGTTTAGTAGTACTTCACTgtctgtcagtcccatagacatTGAATATAGTCACAGGGTGAATGCTCACAGTTGTGCAGTGAGGAGGAATGGAGGACTCAGGAGCCTAGCCTGTGGAAAAAGATGTTCATGGGGGAAATTTACTAGGAATGGCGTAAGATGTGGCAAAATTTTTAAGAGGCATTAAATCTATAGatcttaaatggtcactaacttttcacataaCTTTGCACAAATCAGTAGTACAAGCAGCCctaaaactttgtaatatatcttatcagagaaaaatgccttGTTCTAGAGTTATCAGCTGTTTCTTCCCCTTTCCTTTTATAAAATTACTTCCTTTTGAAATTTATGAGAAATCCATCTTGGTGAGACCAGGATTAGACTCTGCGCACTGAAGGATCAGATATCCTCAtcccatacaagtctatggggaggggagggaggaggagtgAGCAGGAAGTGAGTGAGACATACACACAGCCAGAGAGACTGCACAGCTAATTAGATAGTTATCTCTGTCCAAGTGCTATATGCAAATCAGTACAGGTCAGTACTTCACTGTAATTTCGTCTATGATCTTAGGGCTCATTCTGAGTGACTGTGAGAAAGTTAAGAAGCAGATTCTCCTTTACTTTCTGGGTGCAGTGGATGGAAGCTAGTGTCCACCTACTAGATCTGGGAGGAGCCTACAGAGGAGAAAATTACTAAAAGAAATTCCAAGTACAAGTCATATAATGCCAGAAAGGGCTTTATAGAAAACACTccaaattttgtttaaaaaaaaaaagtcaagaatTGCACCAAACTGCTGTATGAACAAGGCCTTAGAGTTTCAGAAACCTCAATATAAGCAACATGTCGCTAAAAAGAACAAATGGTCACATTCCCAAGCCCGATACGAAGTTATGTGCTCTCCACTTGTCTTTCCTAAGTTACAGCAGTGACGTGCTATACTCAACACATGCCCATATCGGCTTATCAATGGCCACAGTGGGAACTTCAGTATGTATGATAGTCAAGGGTTTTATTCTACTACCCCTATAGTCTATTGGCCCTGCCTATAAACGGAATAGCCACCCtgataggggcgttcccatgtgAGGAACCTCCTATATGTCCCTAGGAGGCTCTGACAAAGGATGGATGCCACCACCAGATAGCTTTTACTCTGATACATCAATAGTCCTTACgatacttacaaaaaaaataaaaaggaacaaATATATGCTCATATAAAGAGGTATACAGAATAGGAATGTAACCATGTACATAGATGAGCATAGCAAATGCCCAACGATGGTTATCTCTGGATGTACAAACAGTAACTTATAGCAATGACACGTGTCCCGACGCATTTCCCTGCACCGTCTAGGGTGCCGGTCTTCAGGGGACTGTGAAGTTAATTCAAGAATCTATAGCAAGGGTTGATATAACAAAAAGGGTGTGAATACCCTACAAATATAACAAGCGATATTAGCAAGAGGGAAAGTGCAGAGCCGGAATGGTGGTACACATatatttctcgcccaattccttgggggacacaggaaaccttgggtatagctcatctccataggaggcgtgacactaagtgaaagactgttaagcccctcctccagcagctataccctcagcctggagagagagactgccagttttttgcttagtgtcaaggaggcaagacactctctgcactgcagagctgtctttgctaaagattttattttattttatttttattttttattttttccaacagggacaacagagtcgcaatagacctctctgttttcccggggttgagctgcgccagtgccggttatccgcactgctgcctcccccacagaagaaaaggaggaccagggcagcccagctcccctgcatccgccagcacaagggtcgcccacctgcaagcccctctccagctccctgccacttcggtgccagtggctgaaggggcgtccctgctggatggacagagggtgaAAACGTCGAATGGTGAGGTGGCTGTGCAGCCGTtcctaccccctcccccccccctgtcagggcCTGATCCTGCTGTCCCCTCTGCCTGACCTTCATGTCGATTACAATTTACAGCTCTCTTAGCTGTGAGTCTGCGGCTCCTTTGTGTGTGGGGCAAAGCGGAGCGATGCTCGAGGGGGAGAGTTACAGCGCAGTTTACCTCAGGTGCGGCGGCCGTGGGCCGCCTTTTCGTTATCAGCTGC
This window of the Bufo bufo chromosome 6, aBufBuf1.1, whole genome shotgun sequence genome carries:
- the NEURL2 gene encoding neuralized-like protein 2, which encodes MSSELCAGAMAVQSQPFTGFHHVHGTNIRIDPTGTQATRVESFANGICFSRDPLAPGQLFLVEIEEKELGWCGHLRVGLIARDPRSLDIVPEYSLPDLVNQGDSWIFAITRNHNRVVPEEEEKASIWGKDLAEPYLKVGTFKIPRDKLIARSRPGRFSHILDDLYKTNILPPTARRSRIGVLYEPQADGTCHMHFVINGEDMGASARGIPATHPLYAVIDVFASTKSVRVIQLEYGFPSLQTLCRLVIQKHVVHRLAIDWLDLPQLLKNFCKYE